In the Corynebacterium suedekumii genome, one interval contains:
- a CDS encoding DUF2631 domain-containing protein produces MAASHEIVPEVHKGTSTLDVPSAAIGWSELSRTTVQVSGWVSVLILLGYNFGNHTGHVETIWLLVIAALIAVGLLIHLFEPNGSQVRTVTARNKPVGHVEPDWVYNQKTLSGTYATLTDSQLRSMNIDPARVSHLREIPATSPAANNTDAYIGSGSTASRELETETR; encoded by the coding sequence GTGGCTGCTTCCCACGAGATCGTGCCTGAGGTCCACAAGGGGACCTCCACCCTGGATGTGCCCTCCGCGGCCATCGGCTGGAGCGAGCTCTCCCGCACCACCGTCCAGGTGTCCGGCTGGGTGTCCGTGCTGATCCTGCTGGGCTACAACTTCGGTAACCACACCGGCCACGTCGAGACCATCTGGCTGCTCGTCATCGCCGCCCTCATCGCGGTCGGCCTGCTCATCCACCTCTTCGAGCCCAACGGCTCCCAGGTCCGCACCGTCACCGCCCGCAACAAGCCGGTCGGCCACGTCGAGCCCGACTGGGTCTACAACCAGAAGACCCTCTCCGGCACCTACGCCACCCTCACCGACTCCCAGCTGCGGTCCATGAACATCGACCCGGCCCGCGTCTCCCACCTGCGCGAGATCCCGGCCACCTCCCCCGCCGCGAACAACACCGACGCATACATCGGCTCCGGTTCCACCGCCTCCCGCGAGCTGGAGACCGAGACCCGCTAG